In Salinisphaera sp. T31B1, the following are encoded in one genomic region:
- a CDS encoding 6-carboxytetrahydropterin synthase, with product MSGEPLTLFVDHVTHIDCGVLDPDTGLGGRTWLVDAELTGRRDDSGMLFDFGPAKRLLKREIDALLDHRLLVPARASGLTCHGNGNGLSFVCRAGNRLDYAGPPSGMAAIDAEHIDSAGLTAWLTPRVAAALPAHIDRLRLTLRPERIDGASYHYCHGLKNHDGDCQRMGHGHRCRLAVEMDGRDRPDLARSWADRWQGVFIGQREDRVDIAPDGRQHFAYSAPQGRFSMRLAAERCVLLDGPPTVENIADHIAGELAAAHPGHALRVRAYEGVGKGAIATRG from the coding sequence GTGAGCGGCGAGCCACTCACGCTTTTCGTCGATCACGTCACCCATATCGACTGTGGCGTTCTCGACCCCGATACCGGCCTGGGCGGACGTACCTGGCTGGTGGATGCCGAGCTCACCGGACGCCGCGACGACAGCGGCATGCTGTTCGACTTCGGCCCGGCCAAACGGTTGCTCAAACGCGAGATCGATGCCCTGCTCGATCATCGTCTGTTGGTTCCGGCCCGTGCGTCGGGGCTGACGTGCCACGGCAACGGCAACGGCCTGAGTTTCGTATGCCGGGCCGGCAACAGGCTGGATTATGCCGGACCACCCAGCGGCATGGCCGCAATCGATGCCGAGCATATTGACAGCGCCGGTCTGACCGCCTGGCTGACCCCACGGGTGGCGGCCGCCCTGCCGGCTCATATCGACCGTCTGCGTCTCACACTTCGGCCCGAGCGCATTGACGGGGCGAGCTACCACTACTGTCACGGGCTGAAAAACCACGACGGCGATTGTCAGCGCATGGGCCATGGCCATCGCTGCCGCCTGGCCGTGGAAATGGACGGCCGCGACCGGCCCGATCTGGCACGCAGCTGGGCCGATCGCTGGCAGGGTGTGTTCATCGGCCAGCGCGAGGACCGCGTCGACATCGCCCCCGACGGGCGCCAGCACTTTGCCTATTCCGCACCGCAGGGTCGGTTCTCGATGCGGCTGGCCGCCGAGCGCTGCGTATTGCTGGACGGCCCGCCGACGGTCGAGAATATCGCCGATCATATTGCCGGCGAACTGGCGGCCGCCCACCCGGGCCACGCGCTGCGGGTACGCGCCTACGAAGGGGTCGGCAAGGGGGCCATCGCCACGCGCGGCTGA
- a CDS encoding dihydroorotase has translation MSSYLITNARLVNEGERREADLLIDNGRIAKIAPSIEAPAGAQVIDAAGRFLLPGMIDDQVHFREPGLTDKADIASESRAAVAGGITSFMDMPNVKPPTIDNDALAAKLAMAKGRSAANYGFHFGATNDNIEQIKRLDTRLAAGVKIFMGASTGKMLVDDDTALDQIFEHSPLTVLTHCEDTPMIEANAARAREQFGDDVPMSQHPVIRSREACYASSAKAIALAKTHGTRLHILHITTADELDQFAAGPMANKQITAEACVHHLFFTEADYADRGTLIKCNPAIKSAADRDALLKAVGDDIIDVLATDHAPHQLREKHNLYFDAPAGLPLVQHALVSLLDHVRAGHFTLEQLVTKTAHNAADRFGVADRGYIREGYWADLVLVDTHADSVVDDEPVIAKCGWTPFAGHTFKSRVVSTFVSGQLAYHEGKLSQGCTGEALTYRR, from the coding sequence ATGTCCAGCTATCTCATCACCAACGCCCGTCTGGTCAACGAAGGCGAGCGACGTGAAGCCGATCTGCTGATCGACAACGGCCGTATTGCCAAGATCGCGCCTTCGATCGAAGCCCCCGCGGGCGCGCAGGTCATCGACGCGGCCGGACGCTTTCTTCTGCCAGGCATGATCGACGATCAGGTCCATTTCCGTGAGCCGGGGCTGACCGACAAGGCCGATATCGCCAGCGAATCCCGGGCGGCGGTGGCCGGCGGCATCACCAGCTTCATGGATATGCCCAACGTCAAGCCGCCGACCATCGACAACGACGCACTCGCCGCCAAGCTGGCGATGGCCAAGGGGCGTTCGGCGGCCAACTACGGCTTCCACTTCGGCGCCACCAACGACAACATCGAACAGATCAAGCGGCTGGATACGCGGCTGGCCGCCGGTGTGAAGATCTTCATGGGCGCCTCCACCGGCAAGATGCTGGTCGACGACGACACCGCCCTGGACCAGATTTTCGAACATTCGCCGCTGACGGTGCTGACCCACTGCGAAGATACGCCCATGATCGAGGCCAACGCTGCCAGAGCACGCGAACAGTTCGGCGATGACGTGCCCATGAGTCAGCACCCGGTGATCCGCTCGCGCGAAGCCTGCTATGCCTCGTCGGCAAAGGCGATCGCACTGGCCAAAACCCACGGCACACGGTTGCATATCCTGCATATCACCACCGCCGACGAGCTCGATCAGTTCGCCGCGGGCCCCATGGCGAACAAGCAGATCACCGCCGAAGCCTGTGTGCATCACCTGTTCTTCACCGAAGCCGACTACGCCGATCGCGGCACGCTCATCAAATGCAATCCGGCGATCAAGTCGGCGGCTGATCGGGATGCGCTGTTGAAAGCCGTGGGCGACGACATCATCGACGTACTGGCCACCGATCATGCACCCCATCAACTGCGTGAAAAGCACAACCTCTATTTCGATGCCCCGGCCGGGCTGCCACTGGTCCAGCACGCGCTGGTATCGCTGCTCGATCATGTCCGCGCGGGTCATTTCACGCTCGAACAGCTGGTGACCAAGACCGCCCACAACGCGGCCGATCGCTTCGGCGTGGCTGATCGGGGCTATATCCGGGAAGGCTACTGGGCCGACCTGGTGCTGGTGGACACCCACGCCGACAGCGTGGTCGACGACGAACCGGTGATCGCCAAGTGCGGCTGGACACCGTTCGCCGGACATACGTTCAAAAGCCGTGTCGTCAGCACGTTCGTGTCTGGTCAACTGGCCTATCATGAAGGTAAACTTAGCCAAGGCTGTACCGGCGAAGCGCTGACCTATCGTCGGTGA
- the fur gene encoding ferric iron uptake transcriptional regulator: MQTSDLRKAGLKATLPRLKILEVLQRNKQDHLSAEDVYRLLMDDEEDIGLATIYRVLSQFEDAGLVIRHHFEDGHALFELEQGPHDHLICVKCGKIEEFFDDEMQQRQRDVAQKSGFDLSKHTLVLYGECQTANCENDTGKKKPS; encoded by the coding sequence ATGCAAACCAGTGATCTGCGCAAGGCCGGGCTCAAAGCGACGCTGCCGCGTCTGAAAATCCTGGAAGTCCTCCAGCGCAACAAGCAGGATCATCTGTCGGCCGAGGATGTCTACCGGCTGCTGATGGACGACGAGGAAGATATCGGCCTGGCCACGATCTATCGCGTTCTGTCCCAGTTCGAGGACGCTGGCCTGGTCATCCGCCACCACTTCGAGGACGGCCATGCCCTGTTCGAGCTCGAACAGGGGCCGCACGATCATCTGATCTGCGTGAAGTGCGGCAAGATCGAGGAGTTCTTCGACGACGAGATGCAGCAGCGCCAGCGCGATGTCGCCCAGAAATCCGGCTTCGACCTGTCCAAGCACACGCTCGTGCTCTACGGCGAATGCCAGACGGCCAACTGCGAAAACGATACCGGCAAGAAAAAGCCCTCCTGA